The Prochlorococcus marinus str. MIT 9301 genome window below encodes:
- a CDS encoding RelA/SpoT family protein: protein MSEAAANSKEKNEIEVSKTILPENKKYESESLNYQINIPDWLLKDIHNFEKSNKENDENQNLIVKAFKLAYKAHDGQFRASGEPYIIHPVAVANLLKEIGASSSVIAAGLLHDVVEDTGIDLSEIETNFGLEVKILVEGVTKLGGIHFNNRTEAQAENLRKMFLAMASDIRVVLVKLADRLHNMRTIEWLNDEKKLRIARETREIYAPLANRLGINRFKWELEDLAFKFLEPKEYLDLKDQIAVKRSDREKRLKVTLNLMKENLISAGLKNFEITGRPKHLYGIWSKMERQQKHFHEIYDVAALRIIVDNSDSCYRALAVVHDTFKPIPGRFKDYIGLPKPNGYQSLHTSVIGRHRPIEVQIRTTSMHQIAEYGIAAHWQYKEGGSPAKSNAERFNWLRQLVEWQQEGNERDHNDYLASIKEDLFDEEVFVITPKGDVVGLRKGSTAIDFAYRIHSEVGNHCNGIRINEKLSPLSTALQNGDFIEILTSNNSTPSLDWLNFVVTPTAKNRIRQWYKKSHRDETIKRGRDLLEKEVGKNGFEALLSSEAMKKVANRCNLKTTEDLLASLGFGGLTLHQVLNRLREEIKLQTEDVKNDSDSEIAKSLKSNNNLSTNQPNTAAKSPISGIEGLDYRIGKCCSPLPGEDIIGTVSLGNHGITIHREDCENVIPIPIERRLPVGWNQDNKTGDNKFPIQLRIEVIDRVGVLKDILMRLSDKGINVSDANVKTAYGKPAIINLCVGLESYNQLHKTIEQIKSMADVLDIARVGQS, encoded by the coding sequence GAAAATCAAAACCTTATAGTAAAGGCTTTTAAACTTGCTTATAAAGCTCATGATGGACAATTCCGCGCGAGCGGCGAGCCATACATTATCCACCCGGTTGCTGTTGCAAATCTCCTTAAAGAAATAGGTGCTAGTTCATCTGTTATTGCTGCAGGCCTTTTACATGATGTAGTTGAAGATACTGGCATTGATTTATCCGAAATAGAAACAAATTTTGGATTAGAAGTAAAAATACTTGTAGAGGGTGTAACAAAATTAGGCGGCATTCACTTTAACAACAGGACTGAAGCACAAGCTGAAAATCTTAGGAAAATGTTTTTGGCTATGGCCAGCGATATCAGAGTTGTTTTAGTAAAACTTGCAGATCGACTTCATAACATGAGAACAATTGAATGGCTAAATGATGAGAAAAAACTAAGAATAGCGAGAGAAACAAGAGAGATTTATGCGCCATTAGCAAATCGACTAGGAATAAACAGATTTAAATGGGAATTAGAAGATTTAGCTTTTAAATTCCTAGAACCGAAAGAATATCTAGATCTTAAAGATCAAATCGCCGTTAAAAGAAGTGATAGAGAAAAAAGATTAAAAGTAACTTTGAATCTTATGAAGGAAAACTTGATTTCAGCAGGTTTGAAAAATTTTGAAATAACAGGAAGGCCAAAACATCTTTATGGCATCTGGAGCAAAATGGAAAGACAGCAAAAGCATTTTCACGAGATTTATGATGTTGCTGCCCTAAGAATTATCGTGGACAATTCAGATAGTTGTTATAGAGCTTTAGCAGTTGTTCATGATACTTTTAAACCAATTCCAGGTAGATTTAAAGACTATATAGGATTACCAAAGCCCAATGGATATCAGTCCTTACACACTTCTGTGATTGGAAGACATCGACCTATTGAAGTTCAAATTAGAACTACTTCAATGCATCAAATTGCTGAATATGGTATTGCCGCTCATTGGCAATACAAAGAGGGTGGTTCTCCTGCTAAAAGTAATGCCGAGAGATTTAATTGGCTAAGACAATTAGTAGAATGGCAACAAGAAGGCAATGAAAGGGATCATAATGATTACCTAGCTTCAATAAAAGAAGATTTATTTGATGAAGAAGTATTTGTGATCACTCCAAAAGGAGATGTTGTTGGTTTAAGGAAAGGATCTACCGCGATAGATTTCGCCTACAGAATTCATTCTGAAGTTGGAAATCACTGTAATGGAATAAGAATTAATGAAAAGCTTTCTCCATTATCTACAGCACTTCAAAATGGTGACTTCATAGAAATTTTAACAAGTAATAATTCTACTCCAAGCTTGGATTGGCTGAACTTTGTAGTAACGCCAACTGCTAAAAATAGAATTCGCCAATGGTATAAGAAAAGCCATCGTGATGAAACGATTAAAAGAGGTAGAGATTTACTTGAAAAAGAAGTAGGTAAAAACGGTTTTGAAGCATTACTTTCTAGTGAAGCCATGAAAAAAGTTGCAAATCGATGCAATTTAAAAACTACTGAAGACCTTCTTGCATCTCTTGGTTTTGGTGGTTTAACTTTGCATCAAGTATTAAACAGACTAAGAGAAGAAATAAAATTACAGACAGAAGATGTAAAAAATGATTCTGACTCTGAAATAGCAAAATCTCTTAAAAGTAATAATAATTTATCCACTAATCAACCTAATACAGCAGCTAAATCACCAATTTCCGGGATAGAAGGTCTTGATTACAGAATAGGTAAATGCTGTTCCCCACTCCCAGGCGAGGATATTATCGGAACTGTGTCGCTCGGCAACCATGGGATAACTATACATAGGGAAGATTGTGAAAATGTAATACCAATTCCAATAGAGAGAAGATTACCTGTCGGTTGGAATCAAGATAATAAAACTGGCGATAATAAGTTTCCAATTCAGCTACGAATAGAAGTAATTGATCGAGTTGGAGTTCTTAAAGATATTCTTATGCGGTTATCTGATAAAGGTATAAACGTTAGCGATGCCAATGTTAAAACTGCTTATGGTAAACCAGCTATTATAAATCTTTGTGTAGGTCTTGAAAGTTATAATCAACTTCACAAAACAATTGAACAAATTAAATCAATGGCAGATGTTTTAGATATTGCCAGAGTTGGACAAAGTTAA
- a CDS encoding DUF2062 domain-containing protein: protein MRFKRDITYKKILSLFRNQNRSPFFNAKGLAIGVFSGCFPFFGFQTLMGVFFAKIAKGNIVLAAIGTWISNPFTYIPLYYFNYRVGSIFLNNPSNKILEKSLVIDDLWKQGRIFSLKLLLGSSCVGILLALICGSIVFFIYKIKSKR from the coding sequence ATGAGATTTAAAAGAGATATTACCTATAAGAAAATTCTATCATTATTTAGGAATCAGAATAGAAGTCCTTTCTTTAATGCTAAAGGTTTAGCTATAGGGGTATTTAGTGGTTGCTTTCCTTTTTTTGGGTTTCAGACTTTAATGGGGGTATTTTTTGCGAAAATAGCTAAGGGAAATATTGTTCTAGCTGCAATTGGTACCTGGATTAGCAACCCTTTTACTTATATTCCACTTTATTATTTTAACTATAGAGTTGGTTCGATTTTTTTAAATAATCCTTCTAATAAAATTCTTGAAAAAAGTTTAGTTATTGATGACTTATGGAAACAAGGTAGAATTTTTTCCCTAAAATTACTCTTAGGTTCATCTTGTGTAGGTATTTTATTAGCTTTGATTTGCGGCAGTATTGTTTTCTTTATCTACAAAATAAAAAGTAAAAGATAG
- the mnmE gene encoding tRNA uridine-5-carboxymethylaminomethyl(34) synthesis GTPase MnmE produces MDSIVTTEDTIAAIASAISIGKGGVAIIRVSGKDAINSCKKIVQTKSKYAWESHRVFRGFIQENKQNKFIDEVLILVMKSPNSFTGEDVVELHCHGGIIIVNKVLKILLSSNSRVRIANPGEFSQRAFLNGKIDLTQAESINQLINASNTRSAELAFSGIQGEIKKKIDDIKNDLINQLCEIEARVDFEEDFTDFDYTKYLKNIKKVKEKIELLIENAKRNSYIHNGISIALIGKTNVGKSSLLNLLAKKEKAIVTNIPGTTRDVIEVNLTINDIPMKIIDTAGIRETYEQIESIGIKKSFGKIKESDFIIYIYSLEEGFNEEDKKIIQEIPKEKLITILGNKKDLIDCKNINSNELKNTILMSIKNNDGEKLLIDTIIKKCGLKQVENINIFLNERHQTNLSACLSNLNDTDEIIENKLPFDLLSIELRDGIQNLSKITGQELTEELLDNIFSKFCIGK; encoded by the coding sequence ATGGATTCGATAGTTACTACAGAAGATACGATAGCCGCAATTGCTTCAGCTATAAGTATTGGGAAGGGAGGAGTTGCGATAATAAGAGTATCAGGGAAAGACGCAATAAATTCTTGCAAAAAGATTGTTCAAACTAAATCTAAATATGCATGGGAATCACATAGGGTTTTTCGTGGTTTTATTCAGGAAAATAAACAAAATAAATTTATAGATGAAGTTTTAATTTTAGTGATGAAATCACCAAATAGCTTCACAGGAGAGGATGTCGTTGAACTTCATTGTCATGGCGGGATTATCATAGTAAATAAAGTTTTAAAGATATTATTATCTAGTAATTCTAGAGTTAGAATTGCAAACCCAGGAGAATTTAGTCAAAGAGCTTTTCTTAATGGGAAAATAGACCTTACTCAAGCCGAGTCGATTAATCAATTAATTAATGCAAGCAATACCAGATCAGCAGAGTTAGCCTTTAGCGGAATTCAAGGAGAAATAAAGAAAAAAATTGATGATATTAAAAATGACCTTATAAATCAACTTTGCGAAATAGAAGCGAGAGTTGATTTTGAAGAAGACTTCACAGATTTTGATTACACCAAATATCTAAAAAACATTAAAAAAGTCAAAGAAAAAATAGAATTACTAATTGAAAATGCAAAAAGAAATTCATATATTCACAATGGGATATCCATTGCGCTTATAGGTAAAACAAATGTTGGTAAAAGCTCTTTATTAAATTTGCTTGCAAAAAAAGAGAAAGCAATCGTAACTAATATTCCTGGAACAACTAGAGATGTTATTGAAGTTAATTTAACTATTAATGATATTCCAATGAAAATAATTGATACTGCTGGCATAAGAGAAACTTATGAACAAATTGAAAGTATTGGAATTAAAAAAAGTTTTGGGAAAATAAAAGAGTCAGATTTTATAATTTATATTTATAGTCTTGAAGAAGGATTTAATGAAGAAGACAAAAAAATAATACAAGAAATCCCCAAAGAAAAATTAATTACTATTTTGGGCAATAAAAAAGATTTAATTGATTGCAAAAATATTAATTCAAATGAGCTAAAAAACACAATTCTTATGAGTATTAAGAATAATGATGGTGAAAAATTATTAATAGACACAATCATAAAAAAATGCGGATTAAAACAAGTAGAAAATATTAATATATTTTTAAACGAAAGACATCAAACAAATTTGTCTGCTTGCTTATCTAATTTAAATGATACTGATGAAATAATTGAAAATAAATTGCCATTTGATTTGTTATCAATTGAACTGAGAGATGGAATTCAAAACTTATCTAAAATAACTGGTCAAGAATTAACAGAGGAACTTCTAGATAATATTTTTTCTAAGTTTTGTATTGGCAAATAA